The genomic region CGCACATCCGTGGTTCACGCCCAAATCGCTCCGTAGGAGTGAGTGGAGTCCACCGGACGCACACATCGCGCCGTTGCTCTCTGGTGGGGGCCGGTTTCGCCATGTAGCGTCACTGCCAGATGTCGTGGTTCGCCGTACCTGCCCGCGCTTCGGTGCGGGCGCTTCGCTGTATCGGTGCGGACCCACGGCACCTCCGGGACCGCGAGGTGCGGATCCGGATATCAAAGGGAAGGCACCAGCATGGCCAGCGGAACCGTCAAGTGGTTCAACGCCGAAAAGGGTTTCGGCTTCATCCAGCAGGACGGCGGCGGGCCGGACGTCTTCGCTCACTACTCCGCCATCAACGCGACCGGCTT from Streptomyces sp. QL37 harbors:
- a CDS encoding cold-shock protein — encoded protein: MASGTVKWFNAEKGFGFIQQDGGGPDVFAHYSAINATGFRELQEGQAVTFDVTQGQKGPQAENITTA